The following are from one region of the Brienomyrus brachyistius isolate T26 chromosome 4, BBRACH_0.4, whole genome shotgun sequence genome:
- the LOC125740675 gene encoding uncharacterized protein LOC125740675 isoform X3 — protein MDSFSVIAVFALLLVVVRGQLTAAMPPSTTSGPIPTLPPSTTSGPIPTLPPSTTSGPIPTLPPSTTSGPVPSRPPSTTNGPVPPRPPSTTYGTFSTLFPGVMVLADLNVKLLAPSTVDVSEVDSALYMGAAQLEHFLELYYNVKGLNIFSIKRK, from the exons ATGGACAGCTTCTCTGTGATCGCTGTGTTCGCGCTTCTTCTGGTGGTGGTGAGAGGACAGCTCACAGCAG CTATGCCTCCTTCGACTACAAGTGGCCCAATTCCAACTCTGCCTCCTTCGACTACAAGTGGCCCAATTCCAACTCTGCCTCCTTCGACTACAAGTGGCCCAATTCCAACTCTGCCTCCTTCGACTACAAGTGGCCCAGTTCCATCTAGGCCTCCTTCGACTACGAATGGCCCAGTTCCACCTAGGCCTCCTTCGACTACATATGGGACATTTTCAACTCTATTTCCAG GTGTAATGGTGTTGGCCGACCTGAATGTCAAGCTTCTGGCTCCAAGTACCGTGGACGTGAGCGAAGTAGATTCGGCGCTTTACATG GGTGCTGCTCAACTTGAGCATTTCTTGGAACTCTACTACAATGTCAAGGGTCTGAACATCTTCAGTATCAAGAGGAAGTGA